Below is a window of Allomuricauda ruestringensis DSM 13258 DNA.
AACACGGTAAATACAAAACCATTGAACATTGTCGCACAAACCGATAAAGAGTTCATCGTAAACGAAGGTTTGAAAGAAGGAAGCACCATCGTAACCGAAGGGGTGTCCAAACTGAAAGATGGTCAAACCATCAAGCCCATAAAACAATAATCGCCATCAATCATTTATAGAGCAAATTATATATGTTCCAAAATTTCATAGATCGTCCTGTACTTTCCACTGTAATATCCGTTATTATTATGATATTGGGTATTCTGGGCCTTAGTACTTTACCCGTAGAACAATATCCCGAGATTGCTCCGCCAACCGTTCAGGTTAACGCCAATTATACCGGAGCCAATGCCGAAACAGTACTAAAAAGTGTAGTGATTCCACTTGAAGAGCAGATCAATGGTGTGGAGGGCATGACCTACATGACCTCATCCGCCAGTAACGATGGTGCGGCCAACATTAGCGTATTTTTTGAACTTGGCGTTGACCCCGATATAGCAGCGGTAAACGTTCAAAACCGAGTTGCAAGGGCCAACAGTTTGTTGCCGCAAGAAGTTATAAACATAGGGGTAACTACCCAAAAGGCCCAAAACAGTGCATTGTTATTTTTCTCCATTTACTCTGAAAATGAGGATTACGATGCCACCTTTGTGGAGAACTATGCCAAAATTAACCTGGTTCCACAATTACAAAGGATCAAAGGAGTTGGTAACGTCAACGTATTCGGGGCCAAAGATTATTCCATGCGGATATGGATTTCTCCTGATAAAATGGCTGCATACAATTTGGTGCCAGCCGATATACAGGCTGCTTTGAGGGAACAGAATACCGAAGCAGCAACCGGTAAAATTGGTGAAAATGCTGATGGTATTTTTGAATATGTGATGAAATACAAAGGACGGCTCTCCGAGGTAAAAGAATATGAAAACATTATTCTAAAAACTACTGAAGACGGAGGGTTTCTTCGCTTAAAAGATGTTGCCGAAATCGAGTTGGGAGCACTAAGCTACGTTAGAAAAAACTCTGGTATGGGAAACCCCGGTGTTGCTGTGGGGGTTTACCAAACATCTGGATCCAATGCAAAGGAAATCATCGACGAAATTGAAACCATCTTGGAAGAATCCAAAGCAGATTTTCCAAAGGGACTGGATTATGTAATCCCCTTTAACTCCAAAGATTTCTTGGATGCCTCCATCGATCACGTTGTAAAAACATTGATCGAGGCATTTATTCTGGTATTTATTGTGGTGTTCCTGTTCCTTCAGGATTTTAGATCCACACTTATCCCCGCCATTGCGGTGCCCGTAGCCATTGTAGGTACTTTTTTCTTCCTACAGTTGTTCGGGTATTCCATCAATATGCTTACCCTTTTCGCTATGATCTTGGCCATTGGTATTGTGGTGGATGATGCCATTGTGGTGGTTGAGGCGGTACACGCAAAGTTGGAAGAGGGAGCCGACTCTGCAAAAACTGCGACAAAAAACGCCATGAGCGAAATTTCTGGGGCCATTATCTCCATTACCTTGGTAATGTCGGCAGTATTTATCCCGGTTTCCTTTATCAAAGGATCTTCGGGTGTTTTCTACCAACAGTTTGGTATTACCCTTGCCGTTGCGATTCTAATATCAGCCGTTAATGCGTTGACCTTGAGTCCTGCCTTGGCGGCATTGTTCCTAAAACCGCATAATCCAGAAAAAGGTAAAAAATCCAATTTCTTGAACCGTTTTTTTAAGGCCTTCAACATTGGTTTTACGGCCATGACAAATAAATACACCAATACCATTGGTACTTTGGTGAAAAGAAAATGGATAACCCTTGTTCTTTTACTCGGTTTTAGTGCACTGGCCATATTTCTGTTCAGGTCAACCCCCTCTGGCTTTGTGCCAAATGAAGACCGTGGGATGATCTTTGTTAATGTGAGCATGCCTCCGGGAACAACCATTGAAAAAACAGAGGAAACCATCATGAAGTTGGATTCCATTTATGAATCCATGGACGTGATCGACGCTAGAATGAGTGTGGCCGGATTTAGTTTATTGAACCGAGTAAGTGCCGGGTCTTATGCATTCTCTATCATGAAGCTGAAAGATTGGAGCGAAAGAGATGCAGATTCTTTGTCCGTTAATGCGACCATGCAAAAGCTTTACGGAATTACGGCAGGTTTCAATGATGCTGAAATCATTTACTTTACGCCTCCGAGTATTCAAGGTTTTGGTACCAGTTCCGGTTTTGAGGTACAACTTCAGAGCAAAACGGGCGAAGATTGGAATTCCATTAACGATGTAAAGAATCAATTTTTGGGAGCGCTCAATGCCAGACCGGAAATTCAGTATGCCATTTCGCAGTTCGACCCTGGTTTTCCACAGTACAATTTGGACATTGACATGGAGAAAGTGAAAATGGCAGGCTTAACCGCAACCGATATTTTCAATTCGCTCCAAGGTTATTTTGGAGGTATTTATGCTACCGATTTTAACAAATTTGGTAAGCAGTACCGTGTCATGATTCAGGCCAAACCCGAAGATCGGGCCAACGAGAACTCCTTGAACCATATTTTTGTTAGGAATGCCAATGGCGAATCCGTCGCTGTAAGCCAGTTTGTGGACCTAAAGAAAATTTATGGTCCCGAGGTTGTGCAACGATTCAACCTGTTGAGTTCCGTAAGCATAACAGGGGTTCCCAACCCAGGCTACAGTACAGGTGATGCCATTACCGCTATTGAAGAAGTGGCTGCTCAAGTGTTGCCAACTTCTTATACCTACGATTACTCTGGACTTACAAGGGAAGAAAGCAATGCCGGTTCACAGACCATCCTCATATTTATATTGAGTTTGGTGTTCGTTTACTTCCTGTTGAGTGCACAATACGAAAGTTACATTTTACCACTATCCATATTGTTGTCGCTGCCATTTGGTATTGCAGGAGCCATTCTTTTCATCAACTTGGCAGGCTTGCAGAACAATATCTATTTCCAGATTGCCCTGATCATGTTGATCGGTCTGTTGGCCAAAAACGCCATTTTGATCGTGGAGTTTGCCCTGCAACGTAGACGCGCTGGACTATCACTTTTTGATGCTGCCGCAGATGGGGCACGTGCCAGACTTCGTCCAATTTTGATGACTTCTTTCGCCTTCATATTTGGTCTATTGCCATTGGCCCTTTCATCAGGAATCGGAGCCGTAGGAAACCAATCCATTGGGATAAGTGCCGTTGGGGGCATGCTGGTCGGAACCATTTTGGGAGTTTTTGCGGTACCTGTGCTCTTTGTAGTGTTCCAAGCGTTGCAAGAACGCATATCAGGAAAACCGGAATCCATCAAAGTAAACAATGCTTAATTACAAAAGCTTAAAAAACATGAAAATAAAATCCATATATAAATTCATCCTGTTACTCTCAGTACCGTTATTGCTCCAATCTTGCTTTGTGGCAAAAAACTACGCTAGACCAGAGGTAGAAACTGAGAATCTATACAGAACGGACAACCTTCCACAGGACAGTGTTTCCATGGCAGATGTATCTTGGAGAGACTTGTTCAATGATGAGCAGTTGAGATCCCACATTCAAGAAGGTCTGGAAAACAATATTGATATCAGGATTGCCCTGCAAAACGTAATGGCCGCCGAAGCT
It encodes the following:
- a CDS encoding efflux RND transporter permease subunit — encoded protein: MFQNFIDRPVLSTVISVIIMILGILGLSTLPVEQYPEIAPPTVQVNANYTGANAETVLKSVVIPLEEQINGVEGMTYMTSSASNDGAANISVFFELGVDPDIAAVNVQNRVARANSLLPQEVINIGVTTQKAQNSALLFFSIYSENEDYDATFVENYAKINLVPQLQRIKGVGNVNVFGAKDYSMRIWISPDKMAAYNLVPADIQAALREQNTEAATGKIGENADGIFEYVMKYKGRLSEVKEYENIILKTTEDGGFLRLKDVAEIELGALSYVRKNSGMGNPGVAVGVYQTSGSNAKEIIDEIETILEESKADFPKGLDYVIPFNSKDFLDASIDHVVKTLIEAFILVFIVVFLFLQDFRSTLIPAIAVPVAIVGTFFFLQLFGYSINMLTLFAMILAIGIVVDDAIVVVEAVHAKLEEGADSAKTATKNAMSEISGAIISITLVMSAVFIPVSFIKGSSGVFYQQFGITLAVAILISAVNALTLSPALAALFLKPHNPEKGKKSNFLNRFFKAFNIGFTAMTNKYTNTIGTLVKRKWITLVLLLGFSALAIFLFRSTPSGFVPNEDRGMIFVNVSMPPGTTIEKTEETIMKLDSIYESMDVIDARMSVAGFSLLNRVSAGSYAFSIMKLKDWSERDADSLSVNATMQKLYGITAGFNDAEIIYFTPPSIQGFGTSSGFEVQLQSKTGEDWNSINDVKNQFLGALNARPEIQYAISQFDPGFPQYNLDIDMEKVKMAGLTATDIFNSLQGYFGGIYATDFNKFGKQYRVMIQAKPEDRANENSLNHIFVRNANGESVAVSQFVDLKKIYGPEVVQRFNLLSSVSITGVPNPGYSTGDAITAIEEVAAQVLPTSYTYDYSGLTREESNAGSQTILIFILSLVFVYFLLSAQYESYILPLSILLSLPFGIAGAILFINLAGLQNNIYFQIALIMLIGLLAKNAILIVEFALQRRRAGLSLFDAAADGARARLRPILMTSFAFIFGLLPLALSSGIGAVGNQSIGISAVGGMLVGTILGVFAVPVLFVVFQALQERISGKPESIKVNNA